A window from Salinigranum halophilum encodes these proteins:
- a CDS encoding NAD(P)H-binding protein has protein sequence MKVFVTGASGFVGSRLVPALLEVGHEVVVLTRDATRYRGPPGVQVVEGDLLEPGSFHLVDEGVSTSPAAAERQPLGALLEALEVDAAYYLVHSMGTGGDFEARDRTAARTFVRGLSEGGVGRVVYLGGLGGDRDQLSPHLRSRREIERILGESDAALTTLRAAIIVGEGSTSFELIRQLSSRLPVMVTPRWVETPCQPVAVDDVVAYLVGVLDVAETAGETYEVGGPEVLTYREIMRRTGRQLGQEPHILSVPVLTPRLSAYWLDLVTDVPRSVARPLIEGLKNPVVVTETRIRDLVDVDLTPFDVAVARALGREPEPEETVTVEVHEPVENGTTVEPGTEVQ, from the coding sequence ATGAAGGTGTTCGTGACGGGTGCGAGCGGGTTCGTGGGGAGCCGGCTCGTCCCGGCGCTCCTCGAGGTGGGTCACGAGGTCGTCGTTCTGACTCGTGACGCGACGCGGTATCGCGGCCCACCGGGGGTCCAGGTCGTCGAGGGCGACCTGCTGGAGCCAGGGTCGTTCCACCTCGTCGACGAAGGGGTGTCGACCAGTCCCGCGGCGGCAGAACGACAGCCGCTGGGAGCCCTCCTCGAGGCACTCGAGGTCGACGCGGCGTACTACCTCGTCCACTCGATGGGGACCGGCGGCGACTTCGAGGCACGAGACCGGACGGCAGCGCGGACGTTCGTCCGGGGGCTCTCCGAGGGCGGCGTCGGGCGCGTCGTCTATCTCGGCGGACTGGGCGGCGACCGCGACCAGTTGTCGCCGCACCTCCGGTCGCGACGGGAGATCGAACGGATCCTGGGCGAGAGCGACGCGGCACTGACGACGCTCCGAGCCGCCATCATCGTCGGCGAGGGGAGCACGAGCTTCGAGCTCATCCGTCAGCTCTCCTCGCGTCTGCCGGTGATGGTGACGCCGCGATGGGTGGAGACGCCCTGTCAGCCGGTCGCCGTCGACGACGTCGTCGCCTACCTCGTGGGCGTGCTCGACGTCGCGGAGACGGCGGGCGAGACGTACGAGGTCGGGGGGCCGGAGGTCCTCACCTACCGCGAGATAATGCGCCGGACCGGGCGACAGCTGGGACAGGAGCCGCACATCCTCTCGGTACCGGTGTTGACGCCGCGGCTCTCGGCGTACTGGCTCGACCTCGTCACCGACGTGCCCCGCTCCGTCGCCCGGCCGCTCATCGAGGGGCTGAAGAACCCCGTCGTGGTGACCGAGACGCGCATCCGCGACCTGGTCGACGTCGACCTCACGCCGTTCGACGTGGCCGTCGCCCGCGCGCTCGGCCGGGAACCCGAACCCGAGGAGACGGTGACGGTCGAGGTTCACGAACCCGTCGAGAACGGAACGACGGTCGAGCCGGGGACGGAAGTACAGTGA
- a CDS encoding YkgJ family cysteine cluster protein, whose protein sequence is MEVNCAGCAGCCLDWRPLSPAALDHERRGERVPLDDSYNLVPLARDEVKRFVEAGEGDVLTPRLFEPGAGDGKRRLGGHEVAAVDGKPVFFVGLRKPPKPVAPFGGERRWLRTCVFLDPETLQCRIHGDDRYPGDCADYPGHNLVLDQETECERVEDGHGGTRLQDRGDPPTGNLALGPQAIGTKVFVHPAPERLHETVDRLVRGRLRRADRAEFVAGAVASAPGSLAVDETRLESVRDQVVAASSWASNAIAAWESMAGACGDSAVEAATRVDERFGAPSTPGWNRDNGDKG, encoded by the coding sequence ATGGAGGTGAACTGTGCCGGCTGTGCGGGCTGTTGTCTCGACTGGCGGCCCCTCTCGCCGGCGGCACTGGACCACGAACGGCGCGGTGAGCGTGTCCCGCTGGACGACAGCTACAACCTCGTCCCGCTCGCCCGCGACGAGGTCAAGCGGTTCGTCGAGGCGGGAGAGGGCGACGTCCTCACCCCGCGACTGTTCGAACCGGGAGCAGGAGACGGAAAGCGACGTCTCGGCGGACACGAGGTGGCCGCGGTCGACGGCAAGCCGGTCTTCTTCGTCGGCCTGCGGAAACCGCCGAAGCCGGTCGCGCCGTTCGGGGGCGAGCGGCGGTGGCTCCGCACCTGTGTCTTCCTCGACCCCGAGACGCTGCAGTGTCGTATCCACGGGGACGACCGCTACCCCGGCGACTGTGCGGACTACCCCGGTCACAACCTCGTCCTCGACCAGGAGACGGAGTGCGAGCGCGTCGAGGACGGACACGGCGGGACGCGACTGCAGGACCGGGGCGACCCGCCCACCGGGAACCTGGCGCTCGGCCCGCAGGCCATCGGGACGAAGGTGTTCGTCCACCCCGCACCCGAGCGCCTGCACGAGACCGTCGACAGACTCGTGCGCGGGCGGCTTCGGCGCGCGGACCGCGCGGAGTTCGTCGCGGGTGCCGTCGCGTCGGCACCGGGGTCGCTCGCCGTGGACGAGACGCGACTCGAATCGGTCCGTGACCAGGTCGTCGCGGCGTCCTCGTGGGCGAGCAACGCAATCGCGGCCTGGGAATCGATGGCGGGGGCGTGCGGCGACAGCGCCGTCGAGGCCGCGACGCGCGTCGACGAGCGGTTCGGCGCGCCGTCGACCCCGGGGTGGAATCGGGACAACGGCGACAAGGGTTAA
- a CDS encoding DUF7561 family protein yields MGSQRCDGCGSKVRIAGGIGDFWTFSSESSGGIDLELADGTDHFLCFDCVERLPDDHDVTSADVAALAESDER; encoded by the coding sequence ATGGGCTCTCAACGGTGTGACGGCTGCGGCTCGAAGGTCCGTATCGCCGGCGGTATCGGCGACTTCTGGACGTTCTCCAGCGAATCCTCGGGGGGTATCGACCTCGAACTCGCCGACGGGACCGACCACTTCCTCTGTTTCGACTGCGTCGAGCGCCTGCCCGACGACCACGACGTCACGAGCGCGGACGTCGCCGCTCTCGCCGAGTCCGACGAGCGCTAG
- a CDS encoding helicase C-terminal domain-containing protein yields the protein MDASRIVDEFPAPSFRGAQEQALRDIRDAFAAGNDVVLVRAPTGSGKSLLARAICGAAATVEESRPRDATDAYYTTPQVSQLDDVAGDALLDDFQVIRGKRNYTCLIDGEEDTPVNQAPCARQRGFDCSVKHRCPYYSARAIASNRRIAAMTLAYFMQTAGSDVFRKRDVVVIDEAHGLAEWAEMYATIDLSPRTVPVWDDLRVPGVEEVSDPLERTVRFADALVGVCTNAKDDLLAKQELSPDEAARRDRLQELISELKWFVDDARDPQSPTTWVVDQPGGADSSISIKPLDPARYLKHTVWDRGNSFALLSATILNKEAFCRGVGLNPDRVALVDVPHTFPLEHRSLYDVTQGKMTYEHRDETIPKIARLLVRLMAAHPDEKGLVHCHSYRIQERLHERLAGMGVAARVRGHGRDDRNDALEAWKASSKPTLFLSVKMEEALDLNGDLCRWQVLCKAPYLNTSDSRVARRLEDGQWAWYHRAALRTVIQACGRVVRAPDDYGATYLADSSLLDLFDRARSDLPPWFREQVDAIQSPALSGFDPAAALAGIDATPTPTRVDRSSPTPPSSTRSSSSGASSTSTSPSSSGSSASSDSSASSTDRGRRHPLSDVWGE from the coding sequence GTGGACGCCTCCCGTATCGTCGACGAGTTCCCCGCCCCTTCCTTCAGAGGCGCCCAGGAGCAGGCCCTCCGCGACATCCGCGACGCGTTCGCCGCCGGCAACGACGTCGTCCTCGTCCGCGCCCCGACCGGCAGCGGCAAGTCCCTCCTCGCCCGCGCCATCTGCGGCGCCGCGGCGACGGTCGAAGAGTCCCGACCCAGAGACGCGACCGACGCGTACTACACCACGCCGCAGGTCTCCCAGCTCGACGACGTCGCGGGCGACGCCCTGCTCGACGACTTCCAGGTCATCCGCGGCAAGCGAAACTACACCTGTCTCATCGACGGCGAGGAGGACACCCCCGTCAACCAGGCCCCCTGCGCCCGCCAGCGCGGCTTCGACTGCTCGGTCAAACACCGCTGTCCGTACTACTCCGCGCGGGCCATCGCCTCCAACCGGCGCATCGCGGCGATGACGCTCGCGTACTTCATGCAGACCGCCGGCTCCGACGTCTTCCGGAAACGGGACGTGGTCGTCATCGACGAGGCGCACGGTCTCGCGGAGTGGGCCGAGATGTACGCGACCATCGACCTGAGCCCGCGGACGGTCCCGGTCTGGGACGACCTCCGCGTCCCCGGTGTCGAGGAGGTGTCGGACCCGCTCGAACGAACGGTCCGATTCGCCGACGCCCTCGTCGGCGTCTGTACGAACGCGAAGGACGACCTCCTGGCGAAGCAGGAACTCTCGCCCGACGAGGCGGCCCGTCGCGACCGCCTCCAGGAGCTCATCTCGGAGCTGAAGTGGTTCGTCGACGACGCCCGGGACCCCCAGTCACCGACGACGTGGGTCGTCGACCAGCCCGGCGGTGCGGACTCGTCGATCTCCATCAAGCCGCTCGACCCCGCGCGCTATCTGAAACACACCGTCTGGGACCGCGGCAACTCCTTTGCCCTGCTCTCGGCTACCATCCTGAACAAGGAGGCGTTCTGTCGAGGTGTCGGGCTGAACCCCGACCGCGTCGCGCTCGTCGACGTCCCGCACACCTTTCCGCTCGAACACCGCTCCCTGTACGACGTCACGCAGGGCAAGATGACGTACGAACACCGCGACGAGACCATCCCGAAGATCGCGCGCTTGCTCGTCCGTCTGATGGCCGCACACCCCGACGAGAAGGGACTGGTCCACTGTCACTCGTACCGCATCCAAGAGCGCCTCCACGAGCGCCTCGCGGGGATGGGTGTCGCCGCTCGCGTCCGCGGCCACGGCCGAGACGACCGCAACGACGCGCTGGAGGCGTGGAAGGCGAGTTCGAAGCCGACGCTGTTCCTCTCGGTGAAGATGGAAGAGGCGCTGGACCTCAACGGCGACCTGTGTCGCTGGCAGGTGCTCTGTAAGGCACCGTACCTCAACACGAGCGACTCACGCGTGGCCCGCCGCCTCGAAGACGGCCAGTGGGCGTGGTACCACCGCGCCGCGCTTCGGACCGTCATCCAGGCGTGCGGGCGCGTCGTCCGCGCGCCCGACGATTACGGCGCGACCTACCTCGCCGATTCGAGCCTGCTTGACCTGTTCGACCGCGCGCGGAGCGACCTCCCGCCTTGGTTCCGCGAACAGGTCGACGCGATACAGTCGCCCGCCCTCTCCGGCTTCGACCCGGCGGCCGCCCTCGCCGGCATCGACGCGACCCCGACGCCGACCCGCGTCGACCGGTCGTCGCCGACGCCGCCGTCGTCGACCCGCTCGTCCTCGTCAGGGGCGTCTTCGACCTCCACCTCTCCCTCCTCGTCCGGTTCGTCGGCTTCGTCCGACTCGTCCGCGTCCTCGACCGACCGCGGTCGTCGCCACCCACTCTCCGACGTCTGGGGGGAGTGA
- a CDS encoding UPF0175 family protein: MNPHALNTALTLYRSRTLSLSQAAHRAGCSEREMVRALGRHGIVVRERFTSHTSLNNPSASAD; encoded by the coding sequence ATGAATCCGCACGCCCTCAACACGGCGCTCACACTGTATCGCAGCAGAACGCTCTCCCTGTCGCAGGCCGCCCACCGGGCCGGCTGCTCGGAGCGCGAGATGGTGCGGGCGCTCGGAAGGCACGGAATCGTCGTTCGTGAGCGGTTCACCTCACACACCTCGCTGAACAACCCCTCTGCCAGCGCCGACTAG
- a CDS encoding 60S ribosomal export protein NMD3 has translation MTDAASREFCPRCGDPVPEREEPLPGQPREQDAVLCNACYFADFDLVDAPDRIEVQVCSQCGAVHRGNRWVDVGADDYTDVAIDEVGGALGVHLNATDVQWGIDPEQVDQNTIRMHCRFSGVVRGTYVEEEVTVPVLIARGTCNRCGRIAGGYYAAEVQVRADDRTPTSEEEARAVEIAEAYIAEREATGDRNAFISEVKETDDGVDLKISTNQMGGGIARRITRELGGSVEEYPTLVTEDGDGNEVYRVTFAVRLPPYPPGTVIDPEDGDGPVLVRSARRRLKGVRLATGDGYEAAFEEGIAPDARRLGSREDAQETTVVTVEDDHAVQVLDPETYEAKTVSRPAYFDPAAETVPVLKSRSGLHILPEAGNEES, from the coding sequence ATGACTGACGCGGCGTCGCGCGAGTTCTGTCCGCGGTGTGGCGACCCGGTTCCCGAACGCGAGGAACCCCTGCCGGGCCAGCCGCGCGAGCAGGACGCGGTCCTCTGTAACGCCTGTTACTTCGCCGACTTCGACCTCGTCGACGCGCCCGACCGCATCGAGGTGCAGGTGTGTTCGCAGTGCGGCGCGGTCCACCGGGGGAACCGCTGGGTCGACGTCGGCGCGGACGACTACACCGACGTCGCCATCGACGAAGTCGGGGGCGCGCTCGGGGTCCACCTGAACGCGACGGACGTCCAGTGGGGCATCGACCCCGAACAGGTCGACCAGAACACCATCCGGATGCACTGTCGGTTCTCCGGCGTCGTCCGCGGAACCTACGTCGAAGAGGAGGTCACGGTGCCCGTGCTCATCGCGCGGGGGACGTGCAACCGGTGTGGGCGCATCGCCGGCGGCTACTACGCCGCCGAGGTACAAGTCCGCGCGGACGACCGGACACCGACGAGCGAGGAGGAGGCCCGGGCGGTCGAAATCGCCGAGGCGTACATCGCCGAACGGGAGGCCACGGGGGACAGAAACGCGTTCATCTCGGAGGTGAAAGAGACGGACGACGGCGTCGACCTCAAGATATCGACGAACCAGATGGGCGGCGGCATCGCCCGGCGTATCACGCGCGAACTCGGCGGGAGCGTCGAGGAGTACCCGACCCTCGTGACCGAAGACGGCGACGGCAACGAGGTCTACCGGGTGACGTTCGCGGTGCGGCTCCCACCCTATCCCCCCGGTACCGTCATCGACCCCGAGGACGGCGACGGGCCGGTGCTCGTCCGGAGCGCACGACGTCGGCTGAAAGGCGTCCGGCTGGCGACGGGCGACGGGTACGAGGCGGCGTTCGAGGAGGGTATCGCCCCCGACGCGCGTCGCCTCGGCTCGCGCGAGGACGCCCAGGAGACCACCGTCGTGACCGTCGAGGACGACCACGCGGTGCAGGTGCTCGACCCGGAGACGTACGAGGCCAAGACGGTCTCTCGGCCGGCGTACTTCGACCCGGCAGCCGAGACGGTGCCGGTGCTCAAGAGTCGGTCGGGGCTTCACATCCTGCCCGAGGCGGGGAACGAAGAGTCCTGA
- a CDS encoding phosphoribosyltransferase yields the protein MFTDRTDAGERLATRLTERGVDADLVLAIPRGGLPVGRVVADRLGVPLDVIVAVKLGAPGNPELAVGAVTDDGSVWTNDRLVSRLGVDDAYLHEEQARAQAVASQKVREYRRGESLPRLDGERVVVVDDGLATGATALACVRQVRAAGADAVVLAVPVAAPESVARVSDEGAEVVAVEMPEEFGSVGQCYRDFRQLRDAEARAYLDLGGASEDRA from the coding sequence ATGTTCACTGACAGGACCGACGCGGGCGAACGACTCGCCACGCGACTCACAGAGCGCGGCGTCGACGCCGACCTCGTGCTGGCCATTCCCCGTGGCGGATTGCCGGTCGGTCGGGTCGTCGCGGACCGACTCGGGGTCCCACTTGACGTCATCGTCGCGGTGAAGCTCGGCGCGCCGGGCAACCCCGAACTCGCCGTCGGGGCGGTCACGGACGACGGGAGCGTCTGGACGAACGACAGGCTCGTCTCCCGACTCGGCGTCGACGACGCCTACCTGCACGAGGAACAGGCGCGCGCACAGGCTGTCGCGTCCCAGAAGGTCCGCGAGTACCGCCGGGGCGAGTCGCTTCCCCGGCTGGACGGCGAGCGCGTGGTCGTCGTCGACGACGGCCTCGCGACGGGAGCGACGGCGCTGGCGTGCGTTCGACAGGTACGGGCCGCCGGTGCCGACGCGGTGGTGCTGGCGGTGCCGGTCGCCGCCCCCGAGTCCGTCGCGCGCGTCAGCGACGAGGGGGCCGAGGTGGTCGCCGTCGAGATGCCCGAGGAGTTCGGTTCCGTCGGCCAGTGCTACCGGGACTTCCGGCAACTGCGCGACGCCGAGGCGCGCGCGTATCTGGACCTCGGAGGGGCGAGCGAAGACCGGGCGTGA
- a CDS encoding NAD-dependent epimerase/dehydratase family protein, producing the protein METLLVTGGRGRSGRWLVDGLAGDYDVVCVDYDQPGFEVAERPHVDFRAADLTERGEALDLLSDIEPDAVVHWAAIPAPTRHPGGRVFETNLLAAYNVLVGAGRAGARTVWASSESTYGWAFAREKTLPDELPITESHPMRPEDPYGTSKVAGEEVAKMVARRYGTPVTSVRPSWIQYPGEYSCRTVAAEGLAGGAGNFWSYVDVRDVVSLVERALESPPEGHEAVHAAAADNYLGRPTVDAVEAFFGAVPDECALSGEASALSTAKAEELFGWTPEHTWRESEDEAVETPSLLAE; encoded by the coding sequence ATGGAGACCCTACTCGTCACGGGTGGACGCGGCCGCTCCGGGAGGTGGCTCGTCGACGGACTCGCTGGTGACTACGACGTCGTCTGCGTCGACTACGACCAGCCCGGCTTCGAGGTGGCAGAACGTCCACACGTCGACTTCCGCGCGGCGGACCTCACCGAGCGAGGAGAGGCGCTCGACCTCCTGTCGGACATCGAGCCAGACGCCGTCGTCCACTGGGCGGCCATCCCGGCACCGACGCGACACCCCGGAGGGAGGGTGTTCGAGACGAACCTGCTGGCGGCGTACAACGTCCTCGTCGGCGCTGGACGGGCGGGCGCGCGGACCGTCTGGGCCTCCTCGGAGTCGACGTACGGCTGGGCGTTCGCCCGCGAGAAGACGCTCCCCGACGAACTGCCCATCACCGAGTCGCACCCGATGCGACCCGAAGACCCCTACGGGACCTCGAAGGTCGCCGGAGAGGAAGTCGCGAAGATGGTCGCCCGCCGGTACGGAACGCCCGTCACCTCCGTCCGCCCGTCGTGGATCCAGTACCCCGGCGAGTACAGCTGTCGGACCGTCGCGGCGGAGGGTCTCGCGGGCGGCGCGGGCAACTTCTGGTCGTACGTCGACGTCCGCGACGTCGTCTCGCTGGTCGAGCGCGCGCTCGAGTCCCCTCCCGAGGGACACGAAGCCGTCCACGCCGCGGCCGCCGACAACTACCTCGGTCGGCCCACGGTCGACGCCGTCGAGGCGTTCTTCGGTGCCGTTCCCGACGAGTGTGCACTGTCCGGTGAGGCCTCCGCGCTGTCGACGGCGAAGGCCGAGGAACTGTTCGGCTGGACGCCGGAACACACGTGGCGCGAGAGCGAGGACGAGGCGGTCGAGACGCCGTCGTTGCTGGCGGAGTGA
- the htpX gene encoding zinc metalloprotease HtpX, whose protein sequence is MQWKPDWGLRGRMALTMFLLFALYIVFVGVLSLYFGRLLPVVVIMGGFLFVQFFFSDKLALYSMGAHVVEEDEADAEMRKVHRMISRLSQQADLPKPKVAVAETSIPNAFAAGRSRKSSTVCVTRGILRSLDDDELEGVLAHELAHIKNRDVMVMTIASFLSTLAFLIVRWGWFLGGNRERGGAPVIVAILVSLVVWIVSFLLIRALSRYREFAADRGGAVITGKPSALASALLTIEGRMDRVPKQDLREQSEMNAFFVIPIKGDFIGKVFSTHPATDRRVERLRELEREMESA, encoded by the coding sequence ATGCAGTGGAAACCAGATTGGGGGCTCCGCGGTCGCATGGCCCTCACCATGTTCCTGCTGTTCGCCCTCTACATCGTCTTCGTCGGCGTGTTGAGTCTGTACTTCGGACGGCTCCTCCCCGTCGTCGTAATCATGGGGGGTTTCCTGTTCGTGCAGTTCTTCTTCAGCGACAAACTCGCCCTGTACAGCATGGGTGCGCACGTCGTCGAGGAGGACGAGGCGGACGCGGAGATGCGGAAGGTCCACCGGATGATCTCTCGGCTCTCCCAGCAGGCCGACCTCCCCAAACCGAAGGTCGCTGTCGCGGAGACGTCGATTCCGAACGCGTTCGCCGCCGGTCGCTCCCGGAAGAGTTCCACCGTCTGTGTCACCCGGGGCATCCTCCGGTCGCTCGACGACGACGAACTCGAAGGCGTCCTCGCGCACGAACTCGCACACATCAAGAACCGCGACGTGATGGTGATGACCATCGCGTCGTTCCTCTCGACGCTCGCGTTCCTCATCGTCCGCTGGGGCTGGTTCCTCGGCGGCAACAGAGAACGGGGCGGCGCCCCGGTCATCGTCGCCATCCTCGTCTCGCTGGTGGTGTGGATCGTCTCGTTCCTCCTCATCCGCGCCCTGTCGCGATACCGTGAGTTCGCCGCCGACCGTGGTGGAGCAGTCATCACCGGCAAACCCTCGGCGCTCGCCTCCGCGCTCCTCACCATCGAGGGGCGGATGGACCGCGTGCCGAAGCAGGACCTCCGCGAGCAGTCGGAGATGAACGCCTTCTTCGTCATCCCTATCAAGGGCGACTTCATCGGGAAAGTGTTCTCGACGCACCCCGCCACCGACCGACGAGTCGAGCGCCTCCGCGAACTCGAGCGGGAGATGGAATCGGCATAG